The genome window CCTTGTATCGGTTATCAAACCGATTGTTTTGTTCAGATGAAATATGATGCCGTATGTCTCAACAGGGTGAATGTGTCTTACAGATGTACTGAAGGCTATATCTTTTATGGTATAGTTCTGTTTTTCTTTCAGAAAGACAATATCTTCGAGGTATGTCATTAAATATTTCAAAACCACAGGGTCTTCATTGATAGCGTCATCAGGACAAAAAAGTACCCCCTTCTTTTTAAAGCCCCCGTTTGTCATTGCCTCGATCAAAATATTCACATCGTTAGAGTGATCCAGATGCTTATGAGATAGTATTATGCCGTCAAGATCGAGAGGATCGAAGCGTTCTTTTGATCCATGTATTTTGACAATCGCTCCTGGACCGGGGTCAATATAAAGATTTGTATCCTTGTAGTGCAGCCAGAGTCCACCTGTTGACCGTATCTGCTTCATTGCAACGAACCGTGCGCCGCCTGTTCCAAGAAACTTAATAAATCCTTCCATTGTATGCCGCCCTCATGATATAAAAATCAAAGAAATGTTTTAGGTATAATGTTTGTTTACAGAGAAATAATAAAACTTTTTTTAGAGGGCATGTCAAATTGGATTTGATACGTTATGCAGTTTTTGATTCATCTTTGGGCAATATTGTGCTTATTTCTAAAAATGGTCGGATAATCGAGCTTGATATAAAAAACGATGATGTTTACAAGATAAGAAAATCCCTCACAGCACGCTATCCTGATGGCATTGAATCTTCCGAATCATTTCATAATCTATGCAAACTCCTTGACAGATACCTGAAAGGAGAGCGGATTGATTTTGATGTTGAAGTTGATATCTCCCACCTTGGTGAATTTACCAGAAAAGTGCTGGAAGAATTGAGGAAGATTCCATACGGGGAAGTTGCAAGCTATAGCCGCATAGGCAAAATACTGGGCTACAAAAATGCCGGCCGTGCCGTAGGTCAGGCAGTGAGTAGAAACCCTGTCCCGATTGTTATACCATGCCACAGGGTTATCCGTGAAGATGGTTCCATCGGAGGGTTCTCCATGGGTGTGAAGATAAAAGAAAAGCTCCTTGCCAAAGAGGGGACAAGATATTCCCCAAACAAAAAACGCTGAATCCAAATGGAGGTATGATTTTGTTTCATCCGTCAAAAATTATAGCTATCGGACTTAATTATTATGATCATGCAGAGGAACTGAAGATGTCTATCCCGAAATACCCTTTAATATTTATGAAGCCTCCGACTGCTGTGATTCAGAACGGGGAGGCAATTGTTTATCCCCCGCAAAGCAGGGAAGTCCACTACGAGGGTGAACTTGCATTGATCATAGAAGGTAAAACAAGAAACGTCTCCATCCAGGATGCCCCCCGCCATATTGCAGGTTATACCTGCGCCAACGATGTTACTGCAAGGGATTTGCAGAGGGAGGACGGCCAGTGGACACGTGCAAAATCGTTCGATACATTCTGCCCTCTTGGTCCTGGAATAGTTTCAAATGTGGACCCAACTAACCTGGACATCTGCACCAGGGTTAACGGCGTCGAAAGGCAGCGCTCAAATACAAAAAAAATGATCTTTAATGTCTTTGAACTTGTTTCCTTTGTATCAGGAATTATGACATTGCTGCCGGGTGATGTTATAATTACAGGGACACCTCCGGGAGTTGGATCAATCGAAGCAGGGGATATAGTGGAAGTTGAAATAGAGGGAATCGGGATTCTGAGGAACACAATTATCCGAAGAGAGTGATAATTTTCAATTCAATATATAACTATTTAACGAGTTCCGGGGTGCATTTGATCTGATACATTAAAAAAAGGAGTAAAAACATGGACAATATAACTTTTGATGATTTTCAAAAGATGGATCTGAGAGTAGCAGAAATTAAAGCCTGCGAAGACGTTGAAGGTGCGGACAGGCTTTATAAGATTACCATAGATATGGGGGATGAACGAACCATAGTTGCAGGCATTAAGTTGTATTATACAAAAGAAGAGTTGGTAGGAAAGAAGATAGCAGTCGTTGCAAATCTGGAACCTCGTAAATTGAGAGGTATTATTTCTCATGGTATGCTCCTTGCGGCATCAAATGAGGACAAATCATCCGTAGTCCTTTTGACATTGGATAAAGATATGATAAACGGTGCCAGAATATCGTAAAAACTTTTCGCAGTCCATGTCCATGTTTCATAGTCTGAAAAAAAACAAAGAGTGCTGTCTGTGAGCTGTGAAACGGGGTACAGAATATGATCAACAGCCTTTTTATATTTGTTACCGGCTTATCCTTTTTCCTCTTCGGGATGATAAAGCTGAGTTCACTGATGCAGCAGCTTTTCAGCGTTAGAATGAGGGAATACATAAAGGTATCTGTCAGAAAACCTATATACGGCGTATGTATGGGTATATTGACGACGGTCCTTTTCCAGAGTAGTTCGGCTACCACCCTGCTTACTATAGGAATCGTAAGCGCGGGTTTAATCAGTTTCTATAATTCTCTTGGTATAATCCTCGGCGCCGATATCGGAACAACCCTTACAGCACAGCTTGTTGTTTGGAATGTAACCTCTGTGGCACCTGTCATAATTTTTTTTGGCGGAATGTTTTTACTTTTCGGGAAAGAAAAACTGAAACAGACAGGAGAGGGACTCATTTATTTCGGTCTTATTTTTTTCGGATTGAGTTTAACCGGAGATGCAACATTACCCCTTAAAAACAGCAAAGCATTTATCGATTTTTTTTATGAAACAAAAAACCCGCTGATCGGGGTTGGAATCGGCATCGTTTTTACCAGTATTGTTCATGCCTCAGCAATCCCTATCAGTATTCTGATTATTATGAGTCAGCAAGGATTGGTGAGTATTGAAAATGCAATACCAATCGTGCTTGGAGCAAATATCGGTACAACCGTGACAGCCCTCATGGGTTCTATTGCCGGCAATATTAACGGCAAAAGAAGCGCTGTTTCACACCTTTTATTTAAGTGTATCAGTGTTTTTGTTTGCCTGTTTTTGTTACCGGTTTTTATTATCTTCTTAAAGCATTTTTCTTCCAGTACTGCCCAGCAGATCGCCGTCGGCCACTTTACTTTTAATTTTTTTACTGTTGCAATTTTCATCTTTATCCTTAAACCATTTTCTGCTCTCATTGAGAAGATTATCCCGGGAACAGACGGTACATTGCCCCTCTGGCCGGAGTTTCTTGACACGAAATATCTGACCAGTGCAAAGGATGCGCTTTTTTGCGTGAAAAAGGAATTGATAAGAGAAATTATGCTTACCAGAAGGATGCTGGAAGAAAGTATATGCTTGTTAACAAAATTCAGCGAAACGAAAAAAAGGGATATTATGTATATCGAAATGGTTGTTGACAATCTGCAGGCAGAAACAACACAGTATTTATGGAATATTTCATGCGGGCAGCTATCGCAGGCATTAACGAAAAAACTTTTTGCCTTTTCAACGATTGTGTATGAAATTGAAAGGGTAGGCGACCGTTCAACAAACATCGTTGAGCTTGCCGAATCAAAACGCGCGCGTAAAGCGATATTTTCTGATGCGGCATTGGAAGAGCTCGAACAGATAGAAAAACTGATTATGGAGAATCTTGAGGATACATCATTTTTACTTGAAAAAAGGGACGAAGGAATTATAAGAGCAATCCTTGATAGAAACGATAAGGTTGACTTTTCTGTTAAAAAAGCAACAGAACAACACTTGGAGAGATTTTATCAAAAAGTTTGTCGAGCAGAGGCCGGACCAATTTTTGTCGATATATTATTAAACCTTGAAAGGATATCCTATCACTGTAAGATTATAGCGGAACGAATGGTTGGATTGGAGAAAGAAACATAATTTATATAAGTTATGCTGATATGGTATAAGAACAAATGAATTGACATAAAAAGTGCATGATATAAAATGCAGACAATACAAACAACATAATTTAAAATGTACATCTTGGTAATATTTAGTTTTTTTCGATATGTTTATTCTCATTTGCTTTGTTAATGAGATAATGTTTTATATAACAGCATATAAGAAAAGAAAAAGTTATTTTCATCAAATTATTTATATATTGTGATATAATATTTTGATATAAATAATTAAAATATTTTTATACCATAAAATTATACCATAAAAGGATT of Pseudomonadota bacterium contains these proteins:
- a CDS encoding methylated-DNA--[protein]-cysteine S-methyltransferase; the protein is MDLIRYAVFDSSLGNIVLISKNGRIIELDIKNDDVYKIRKSLTARYPDGIESSESFHNLCKLLDRYLKGERIDFDVEVDISHLGEFTRKVLEELRKIPYGEVASYSRIGKILGYKNAGRAVGQAVSRNPVPIVIPCHRVIREDGSIGGFSMGVKIKEKLLAKEGTRYSPNKKR
- a CDS encoding MBL fold metallo-hydrolase → MEGFIKFLGTGGARFVAMKQIRSTGGLWLHYKDTNLYIDPGPGAIVKIHGSKERFDPLDLDGIILSHKHLDHSNDVNILIEAMTNGGFKKKGVLFCPDDAINEDPVVLKYLMTYLEDIVFLKEKQNYTIKDIAFSTSVRHIHPVETYGIIFHLNKTIGLITDTRFFDALPDHYQADILIINVLRSKPFEKQHTVDHLAIDNVAEIIGRIKPEIAIMTHFGMNMIMDKPYLLAEKLKKETGINVIAAYDGMKLEF
- a CDS encoding fumarylacetoacetate hydrolase family protein, giving the protein MILFHPSKIIAIGLNYYDHAEELKMSIPKYPLIFMKPPTAVIQNGEAIVYPPQSREVHYEGELALIIEGKTRNVSIQDAPRHIAGYTCANDVTARDLQREDGQWTRAKSFDTFCPLGPGIVSNVDPTNLDICTRVNGVERQRSNTKKMIFNVFELVSFVSGIMTLLPGDVIITGTPPGVGSIEAGDIVEVEIEGIGILRNTIIRRE
- a CDS encoding Na/Pi cotransporter family protein, with protein sequence MINSLFIFVTGLSFFLFGMIKLSSLMQQLFSVRMREYIKVSVRKPIYGVCMGILTTVLFQSSSATTLLTIGIVSAGLISFYNSLGIILGADIGTTLTAQLVVWNVTSVAPVIIFFGGMFLLFGKEKLKQTGEGLIYFGLIFFGLSLTGDATLPLKNSKAFIDFFYETKNPLIGVGIGIVFTSIVHASAIPISILIIMSQQGLVSIENAIPIVLGANIGTTVTALMGSIAGNINGKRSAVSHLLFKCISVFVCLFLLPVFIIFLKHFSSSTAQQIAVGHFTFNFFTVAIFIFILKPFSALIEKIIPGTDGTLPLWPEFLDTKYLTSAKDALFCVKKELIREIMLTRRMLEESICLLTKFSETKKRDIMYIEMVVDNLQAETTQYLWNISCGQLSQALTKKLFAFSTIVYEIERVGDRSTNIVELAESKRARKAIFSDAALEELEQIEKLIMENLEDTSFLLEKRDEGIIRAILDRNDKVDFSVKKATEQHLERFYQKVCRAEAGPIFVDILLNLERISYHCKIIAERMVGLEKET
- the metG gene encoding methionine--tRNA ligase subunit beta, translating into MKKRSKNMDNITFDDFQKMDLRVAEIKACEDVEGADRLYKITIDMGDERTIVAGIKLYYTKEELVGKKIAVVANLEPRKLRGIISHGMLLAASNEDKSSVVLLTLDKDMINGARIS